ACCTCGTTGCCATGACAACGTTTACTCAGGGAGGAGTCGAACCCATAGCTGTCCGgcgtagggctcggccccgattgtTTTCGATCGGGGCGAACCGCGGTTTGTCGGGCAAAAATCACCAAACCGTCGGTtcggtttagccgttttttacttcggtgcggttctcgGTTTGGAATTCGGTCAAACCGGTGTGAaccgccgccattttgaaatttttttgaaaatttggcggaaatttcaaatccaCCAATCAAATCGCGTTGAGTGTAAAGTGGCGCCAATGGTTGCCAGGTGGGACCTGAGTTGAACTTCGAACTTTGACTAATTGACTTAATTGAGTCAGGTCAGGCTAACAGGCATTGCTGTTATGCTGAATGCTGTATACTGTATAGTCACATTCGCACCACAAGCTGTTTGAGTTTGACTGAGAATTGAATTGCACAATGGCAAGTAAACGAGGATCAAAATCCAGCAAAAGTTTGGAGTCTTTAGCTTCAGGAGCGAAAAAACGAACAAGTTCGGCTTTATCAAGCATCAATGGTGAAACTGAAATCTTGTTCGATCAATTCGATTCATCGCCGGTTTGATCAACGAAATTTATTCACGTTCCCACAATCTGACTGAATTCGattttgaaaacattgacgaatgttgattcagaaaattgttgtaatgatgtgggaaaaaatacaactggtttttcacataatttacgacttatactgttgtgtaaactgtgtaaaacttgttgtgtaaacttgtgtaaactgtctaaaaccgcggtgcgatcggttcccaaaaattgataaaccgaaccgcaccggtttggcctttaaaaaaaaaggaaccgcgcggttcggccaaaatcgtacccgatcgtcgcggggccgagccctagtccGGCGAGTGGAAGCCGCCACCAGTTGGCAGCACAATGAGGTAGAGAGGAAGTTTTTCAGTAGGGTGCATGGTATATAAGGACTGATGTTAGGGGAACTTCAGGGGAAGCTGGCTTAGGAAAACGTCACAAAACTTGACTTAGCCGCTACGCGGCGCTGGGCAACAACTGTGGCGAACAAAATACACTAGGCATATGGAAACCATGGTCTAACATTAGAGGTCccagaactgtcgtctgctaggtgTTTCATCTGCTATTTCCACGGaaaaattttggggcactcgctaggggcgctgactacccggatcagtcataacattccctCCATAACGTTGTCAACAACGGGGAAAGTAGTCGCTTGTGACTGTTTTTCGCgctgttttcttctgtatttaaaattaaaaaaatttattatacaaataaaggaaacctgaatccattcctctttgtattataaaccttaatatacattaatacacattaattaaccatcttagacagtttgcgcagcttatactgctcttcttttgatttttggcTTACCTCATTTTTTAACCGTTTCGGTTCCGTGCGATGTTTGTCGCAACAAATATTTGGCAAAACAAGTCCGTCGCATGCAACACCATGGATGACTTGGTAGGACGAATCTCTCATGTAAgctttttcagaaaaaaattattttgaacaattttctcaacttCTGCAAATGTATAAAACATGCCAAGAGAGGCAAAGGCTTCCTGCGTTTTGCCTCTCTTGGCAtgttttttgccaaaaattttTTGCGACGAACATCGCATGGAAATGATccctttttaaatgtttgaatATATAGAAATCCGATATCATATGGAAgcgaaacgtttaaaaaatgatgttaaccagaaattaaaagaagagcaGCATAAGCTGCGCAAACTGTCTAAGATGGTCAATTAATGTGTATTAATGTATGTTAAGTTGTGtaatacaaagaggaattgattcaggtttccttttttttgtagtaaatttttttatttttaatccagAAGAAAACAGCGCGGAAAACAGTCAAAAGCGACTACTTTCCCCATTGTTGACAACGTTTTGGAGGGAATTTTGtgactgatccgggtagtcagcgcccctagcgaggGCCCCAAAATTTTTCCgcggaaatagcagacgaacagcCCAAAACAGGcacagcagacgacagttctggGACCTCTAATGTTAGACCATGTGGAAACCTTcagaaaaaatttgtttttgcaacacatttaccttatatttttggtttttttcaacTTGAAACGCATCCTAGAGGAACTTAATATCGAAGCAGTGTATTTGATCACGAATTGTAGTAAAATTTTGTTAGACTTTGTAACAACTTTCGATTTTTTACGCAAAGTCTTGGTTTCACTTCTAGCTTTATCATctgattttaatttctttaggTCTAATCAGAGATGAGCTGATCGGCGATCAATCGATCGGCGATCACGATCGGAGCTCGTTTTCGAGATCGGGGATCGAGGATCGCCAATCTCTAAAATAAATGAGAGCGAGATTAAGATCGAGATCGGAAATATATAGAAAAATTCGATTCGATCAATGCAAACGCCATCTTTtaataaaattcaaaactttatttatgtaattaaaaaggtaaaatttcAACTAGTAAGAAGAGGCTTTTTTGAATACTTTCCGTAGTAGACTTCACTTCTAGTGAAGATTATTTCTCATCTTTTCAACTTTTGACATTACAATATTACATATTCATTAATGATCAATAGACAATAGataatggaagaagaagaacatgTGGGTGAAGACATAGATTTAGTGGATAGTGACGGCGAGGTAAACCAGAATAATGACAGGTAAATcattaaaatctttttaaattattaaaatctCTTAGCCTTTagtttatatttttctattgctTGGCAGTGAAGCTGTAGTTAGTAACAATACCGAAGAAGCTGGTGCTAAGGATATTAGTTTTCCTTACCTTCCACCAACATTTTTCCAGTGGAAATATGATGGAAAGGGTAAGGATGGAAAATTCAAACTTCGAAAAGTGAAATGTTTGATTGATGGATGTTCAAAACACATCTCTGTGTCAGCCACTTCACGTGGCAATGTGAAGCGTCAAGTTAAGGTATTGCTTGAAAATTAACATTTTACCCTCCTTAATGATAAAAGCTTTACAggttaaattatttttttaatttcagcTTTGTCACCAAGAAAAATTGAATGAGTACATACGCCTCATTACTGATCAACCAGGCAAGAATAAGAAGGAAAAATCCATAATTGCAGTTAAGGAAAGGGTTCAAATGAAACAGCAGAAGCTGAAATTTcgtgtttcaaaaattacaaCACAACGAGAATGTGATATTTCCATAAtcgtaaaaataaattttacataatCAGAGTATCATACGAATGTAATAGTAAcgattataaattttttacagaaatacATTGTTGATGATATCTTGCCACTGCATACGACAGAAAAACGTGGATTTTGGTCTTTCATGCAAAAATTAGCGCCTGAATTTACCATAAAGAGCAGGTTTTTTTACAAGAATCTCTTGACCATGCAATATCAAGCCAGGAAAGAAGAACTGATTGCTGCATTGAAAAATGCTACATGGGTGTGTACCACCACAGACTGCTGGTGTAGCTACCGCAAGAATTTTATTGGAAAGACGGTTCACTGGTGCGACAATAAGCTTCAGCGACACAAGGCATGCTTGGCAGTGAGGTGAGTGGTCGGAAAGGTGGACTATATCTTACTTGCCCATTAATTGGATGACATCTACACTGAATTTAAAATTGCTAAGAAGATCGAGGCCACTGTTACCGACGGAGGATCAAATTTTATTAAAGCGTTCCGGCTGTACTCTACTCCAACGCAAACCCAAGTCATTAGCGATGACGAAGAAAGTAAAGATGATGAAGATTCTGACATGATTCTCCCAACGCAAGACATTACGGGCGGAACTTGTTTTGATATTGGCGACTCATCGAAAGAGTATCATCCAATTCCCATGTGGAACATTTTTGAGCAAGCTGTGTCTTGTAATACAGGTAATAACAAATCcattgaatatttaaaaatattttaatagttttctATTAAAATCGCTATGCAGATGGAAACGATGATGAGGTTTCCTTGGATGCCATGGAAAGTAGCTATAGTCTTCCAATACATCGTCAATGTGCTGCTCATCTTTTAAACCTTATGGCAACCGCTGATTTGGAGAAGAAGATCGTAAATAAGACTTATAAGAGGCTGCTCCATAGCACCGACGGAAAAGTCCAAGCGGCATGTAACAAGCAAGGGTACAGTGCAAAAAATTCTGACGTTATCCGAAGCCACATCGGTAGGCTGTTCGtgactaaaaacaaaacgaggTGGAACTCGTATTTTGATTGTATGAAATGCTTCAGCAAACTATCGAGAAAGAATAATGAGGCTATGGAAAACCTTTTCAAAGCACTTGGACTTTCATGGTTTCGGTCGAACGAACAAGAGTTCATCCACGAATACGTAAAGGTGATGGAACCTGTGGCAGATGCTCTAGATGTTCTGCAGGGAGAAATTTCGATTTCAATGAGCTATCTACTTCCGACATTGACCATTCTTcgtgaaaaactgaataatCATCAAAGAGACACAACAATGAAACACGCAAACCCACTTGTGTGTTCGCTTCTTGATTCCCTAAAGGATCGATTTGACCACATGTTCAACATTCCACAAATTCGTCTTGCAGCTATTTGTGACCCCAGTTTTAAAGTGAAATGGCTCCCGGAAGAGGAACAAGACAGTTACAAGAAACTGCTAAAGAAAGAGTATGAGAAATGGGAAAAGAAGAcaatcgaagaagaaaaagaaaagtattgcTCATTAATCCACAAGTCCATTAAACAAATCTGTATTTCATGATCATTAAATCTTCTCCTattttgcatttaattttagCTCCGAGCCAGAAGACGAATGTAGTGGAGATAGCGGCAGCACAACAAGCCCACGGAGAAAGAATTTCTTCTCGTCTCTATGGAAAAAACCCAGTAAAGCGCAGCCCCAAAACGAAGTTGATTTGTTCTTCGCCGAGCCTCTTGGCCATGTTGAACAGCTTTCAAAATATCCCATTCTCCCGAAGATCTTTCGGTATGTTTTCATTTAGTTCCCCTAATACTgattaataaattaaataattgATGTTAAAATATTTAACACAGGAAATATAATGCTGTTCTTCCGTCTTCCGCCTCCGTGGAACGCCTCTTTAGCAAAGCTGGTTTAGTTTTTACTAGCAAACGAACTCGCTTAGCCGACGGAACATTGGATATGCTTGTTTTTCTGAATGTCAACTCAAAAGAAACATGTTCCTGGTAGAATTTTATCGAGGTAAAATTGGCTTTCTAAAATAAAGTCTGAAATCAATGctgttgttggttttttttgttgcttcgTGATCGAGATCGGGGAACGGGATGGGGGATCGATTCAATCAcaagatcgagatcgagattgAGATCGACGGGTTGAAATTTCCtgagatcgagatcgagattgCCGATCACAAGTAGTGATCGAAATCCAACTCTGGGTCTAATCGAATACGTAAGATCAAATAATCCATAAACAAATCAGACCTATGTACCGGACAGCACAGGGGTGGTAAGTTAGCCTGCAAGCTTTCCGATAACTTGTCAATTATTAGATCAAACGCATCTCGAGCAAGAGTTATAGAGTTTGAATTTTCCCTGTAAATAATTTCTATTGCATAAAAAACCTGAAACATATCAGGTGTGCAAAATTTCAAaccccctttattttttagagATGTTAAGGTGTGGTAATAAAAATCTTCACGCAAaagttcttcttctgtttccaGCGTCACTCGGCAGACATCGCAGGTAAGTAAGTGAGACCTAGCGTGTAATAGGTAGCCGCAGAGGTTATACACTGTATGGCGGGCAAGCGTCCATTTCCGCTCTTCTTTCTTTGCTGCCAACTTCTGTTGCTGTTCTTCCAAAATCTCCTTCATAGACAAATACCGTGGAACACTTATGTCgacaattttcatttcatgcGTATCTTTTTCATTAAACTCCTTTCTGCATTCTTCTTCTATTAGGCGGTCTCTGTTTACAGAGTCATAAGCCGGTAGAGCTGTAGGAACGAAGAAACGATGGGATGCTCATCGCTGCAACCCGCACTGCGCATGATCCCAAAGAAGCGCTATAGGAAAGAAAATtgttaaaatattattatttgccAATTCAGAATCATGTACCCCTGGTTACTCCACTTTCCCTCACAGAAAAGTGGAATTTCTTGCGGGGaatactatttaaaaaaaacgcggGTTTTAGTTCGGGGCATAAGAGTCATTTTCTGACTGATGGGAGCGCCATTTCAAGAAAAATagctaataataataatgataatagTATAGTATTCCCCGCAAAAAGGAACctcttttctgagagggaaagtAGCCAAAGTGGAGTAATCAATGGTGTATAACTCTGGCCCAATTATTGTTCTTACCTCTATACAGTCTTGGTTGAATTTTCCTGTGAGTACATATTTGCACCCATCTTCTAAGAGTAGCTCAACTAGACCCATTACGCTATGTATAGTGTAATAATCTATAGTATGTAAATTAATTAAGTATAAAGGACCACAAAATTTTAGTAAATGCCAGGAATATTTTCTAGGGTTAAATTAGTTCACGAGAAGGAATATGCATTCAATAAGTGGAAAACATCAAGGAATTGAAGCAAAACCCACTTAACGCCATAACAACCATAACAAATCTTCGCCACAGTTGTTCGCCAGAGCCGCCTGGTGTTCAGAGGTTCGGATTCTGTACAAAAGCGGAATACGGAGTTCCCCTACCATCAGTCCTTATATACCGTGGTAGGGTGTATGGGAAACGAAGCGAataaatgggaaaaaggacataaaaatgcaaaaaaaacgccactgggtgtcggccATCGAGATTTATGTGGGGCTGCGTTGGGCGAAGCATCCagaacaaatgacaaacgacagccgcctacgatatttgtaaacaaacagtcaaacacaaaataaaagttataaaatgaacacaaacaccaacagatttaaaattctgctcagacacgtagtttaagcCTTCTGGAATGTCGACTAATGTTTCTCTGTACAACCCTGTCAAAAATGGAATTTCTGATGTTTAGTGAAGGTGCCCCATATAGCACAGTGCGGTCCAAAGGACATTCAATGGATGTCCGTTATGGATGTCCCATGGACGGCTTCTTGCTCTACCTATGACCGCCCCGTTTAGTACCCAAAAGTTATCTTAAAGACGTCCTAAGGACGTTGCATTTTTTACCGTTTTGGATGTAAATTAGACGTGCTAGGgctttgaattctaactttcATTTAATATTAACGTGAATGTGctttctaaataatttttaaaatatcataTAAAAACCGAGAAACTGTATTTCTTACAATAAATACAAACAGAATAAATTCAACACGAAAACCGCTAATTGCAATTTAGTTGTgttaattaaaagaaaagacaacGAATAAAGAAATCGCCTAAATTCATaactaaaataattaaaatgtaATGTTCTTGGTTGATCGAGGAAACCACGGTTGATAGGGCTGATGTTTCAATTAGCGTTAGTCTTCTTATCCTTTAAATGGCGAAGCCAAGACATTGCTGCGTCAATGGCGTCTGTTTCTGTTATGGGTAACGTCTTACTAGAAGTAGCGGATTCTGgtataaaagtatatttctGGTATTAGTTTATGcagagaaaagtaaaaaaattgttatcTCGTACCTAGtattatttttccaagaagaGAGGATCCCAAGCTGCAATTTCCTCTTCGCCCGTACCAGCTAAATTGCTTGCCGAACTCCTTATCCAGAACCTTTTTTAGGATTTTCCTCACTACACTTGCAGGACTTTTTCCTCCAATTACTGCAAGTTTCtctttctagaaaaaaaaatgtaaataatgaGGAACACATGAATTCAATACAGTTTTCAGTACATATTATACTTACTAAAGATTTTCGAGCATGAAAAGGCTTGAGCTGGTCGTTCACTTCTTCAAATTCCAACATTGAAGTGAGAGGGAAGATTTCGAAATTAAAACCATCTGGCTCTGGCtcatcatttaaaattttcttttgaagagCCAAATCCATCCACTTCATTCGTTCAAATAATCCACTTGTTAACTTCTGATTATCCTGGATTCCAAAGTTTGCTTTGACTATGCCTCGATGTAAGAGTTGTGACGAAGTttctgaaaataataaagaacgtTAGCATTGCCATTAATACAGcgataattatttttttaaataccagAAAGATAACCTACCATTATTTCGAAATTTAACGGTTCTGAGTGAGTTTTGAGATCGAGAAACAGCAGACGCTTTGTTATTGTCGTACCGGGAATGATATGGCTCGGATCTCGGAGATGCGTTGTCATTGTCGTAAAGGGAATAATGGGGTTGGGATTCACAAGCCACTTTGTCATTGGGGAAACGATGAGAAACAGCTGACTGGGATCCTGACCAAGCACTTTTTGCTGTTTATTATTGGATGATGGTAACAAACTCTTTCCTTTGTCTGAATTTGACTtccctaaaaatgaaaatcgtGCCGTATAAAGATTTATATTCCATTTGATACGAAAAATCTGAAGAAAATTGCCCTACCTGCCATACTTGTTGATGACAGCGCTAATTTTGCTTTAGTAACTGAATGATTGGTGTCACTTTCATGAAACGATTTGGTTTTTGCTTTCTCAGGTTCCGTAGCAGAAGTCCAAGTGTCCGTAGAGTCTTCTTCATCGCTTAATGATGGAACAGAGTAACCGTAATTTACTGGACGATGTCTAGTAGAAAAATGCACAGCTTGGCCTAAACAATATTAATTGTAAATTGATACATTTtgggttaaaaaaataaatattgataGTGCTGGTATTTTAAATATTCACCTGAAAACGGTAATTGAATATTTTTGGAAATATTACCATCATCTTCAATTGTGTCAATGCTGTTGCTGGACGTATTAGGTTGCAAACTATGCTTTTCAGATCCATGTCTCGCATGATTAATTCTGGTGTTTGCTGGATTTTTACTGTTTGACTGGTTCAAATCAGTGTCCTTTGACTGAaattcgccttcatctccaaATTCTGGAACAGAATACCCGTAATTTACAGGACGATATCGGGTGGAAAAATGATGAGTTCGATCTGTACAAAATTAccgtaaaaaatttttttgaatcaatatttcaattatttaCCTGAAAACGAAAGTATGTCGCTGTCGTCTTTAAACGAGTAATTTGGCTTGCTAGTTGTATCTCGCAAACCTGTTTGCTTTTCAGGAAAGCATCTCACATTCTCATTTCTGGTTGGCTTCTTACTGTTTGATGGcaaactttttgttcttttgatgCAAGAACGTTGAGATTGTAGATTGCCTAAATTACGTTTATACAACATTAGTTtacgaaaattaaaaaaagtaaaggaCTGTAATCTGACTTTGTGAGGAAAGCTTGGTATTGGCTAATGCAATTGCTGGTGGTTTTGGCGGAACAGGAGAATTCGCCATTTCGTCTTCGCTGCCACTAGCCGGGAATTGCCGAATTCTTTTAAAGGATGTTTTCTTTGAACGATTGATTGCCATGTCATCATCttcatttttatcttctcgggaaaattttgacattcgcgattttctggtttttttcctttcatctGCGTCGGTTGTACACAGATCATCCCCCTTAACTGCTTTATTGAGTTTTTGTCTTGCTTCATCGTAAGATGCTAAATGAATACAAGATTTAAACACAGGACAATGAAATAATTAAGGACTTACTCTCTCACCATATGTTTTGATTAATTTTGCAGGATATTTGACCCAACTTGAGTCTGGTTGATGACATGTTTTTACATAAGTCgtaatatatttttctttgcttttcgGAGGAAATAAACAGTATTCACCATCAAACCAACTCTCACATACAACTTCCACCCACTTGTCAACATCATCAACATCTTCAGTGATTTCCTCGACCATTGCAAATTTAGGCTAAAAAaggtttcaaaaaatttacaaaatacTACATTAATTCATTAAACTTAATGGTGATTTTCAAAATGCAAAGGAAATACTGCAAAAGATCCATTTCGTGAAGGAATAGGAAGTTGAACAGCTTTTACTTGAAACAAATCTATTGGCAAGGCCTCTAAGCGATCAGATAAAAGACTTACAGAATAGATGTGGTAACAAGAAAATCTAATAGGATAAGAGTAGAGATCACTTGTTTGATTGAATCGCCGACCAATAAATAAAGAGTTGTTCTCTGTTTTAATAATGTTTTCTATGCAAAAGACAGTCATAACCTTCAGATAGATACATGAATTCGGAATTTTACAAGTCAAATGCCATGGACCCACCCTCAATTCCCTGTACTGGATTATTGAACGGAAGCGGAGACCGGGCAGTAAGGGGCCTTTGTCATGCTCGAAACGGAAAACACGATTGTGAACTGACACTTCCTTCTTGTTTTTGGAAAAGTCAAAATTTCCCAACTCTACCAAACGCTTCGCTATCTGTTGTAAGGGCTTGTCACTCTTTCTTATTAGTTTTTTCAAAGTCTGCATATAATT
The DNA window shown above is from Daphnia magna isolate NIES linkage group LG9, ASM2063170v1.1, whole genome shotgun sequence and carries:
- the LOC116918689 gene encoding uncharacterized protein LOC116918689 isoform X1: MMAGDFDISSNSSSNSSSPFRSPAASTSSSRSVITKKPKFAMVEEITEDVDDVDKWVEVVCESWFDGEYCLFPPKSKEKYITTYVKTCHQPDSSWVKYPAKLIKTYASYDEARQKLNKAVKGDDLCTTDADERKKTRKSRMSKFSREDKNEDDDMAINRSKKTSFKRIRQFPASGSEDEMANSPVPPKPPAIALANTKLSSQSNLQSQRSCIKRTKSLPSNSKKPTRNENVRCFPEKQTGLRDTTSKPNYSFKDDSDILSFSDRTHHFSTRYRPVNYGYSVPEFGDEGEFQSKDTDLNQSNSKNPANTRINHARHGSEKHSLQPNTSSNSIDTIEDDGNISKNIQLPFSGQAVHFSTRHRPVNYGYSVPSLSDEEDSTDTWTSATEPEKAKTKSFHESDTNHSVTKAKLALSSTSMAGKSNSDKGKSLLPSSNNKQQKVLGQDPSQLFLIVSPMTKWLVNPNPIIPFTTMTTHLRDPSHIIPGTTITKRLLFLDLKTHSEPLNFEIMKLRHNSYIEA
- the LOC116935380 gene encoding zinc finger BED domain-containing protein 4, with protein sequence MLGSEIEATVTDGGSNFIKAFRLYSTPTQTQVISDDEESKDDEDSDMILPTQDITGGTCFDIGDSSKEYHPIPMWNIFEQAVSCNTDGNDDEVSLDAMESSYSLPIHRQCAAHLLNLMATADLEKKIVNKTYKRLLHSTDGKVQAACNKQGYSAKNSDVIRSHIGRLFVTKNKTRWNSYFDCMKCFSKLSRKNNEAMENLFKALGLSWFRSNEQEFIHEYVKVMEPVADALDVLQGEISISMSYLLPTLTILREKLNNHQRDTTMKHANPLVCSLLDSLKDRFDHMFNIPQIRLAAICDPSFKVKWLPEEEQDSYKKLLKKEYEKWEKKTIEEEKENSEPEDECSGDSGSTTSPRRKNFFSSLWKKPSKAQPQNEVDLFFAEPLGHVEQLSKYPILPKIFRKYNAVLPSSASVERLFSKAGLVFTSKRTRLADGTLDMLVFLNVNSKETCSW
- the LOC116918689 gene encoding uncharacterized protein LOC116918689 isoform X2, producing MMAGDFDISSNSSSNSSSPFRSPAASTSSSRSVITKKPKFAMVEEITEDVDDVDKWVEVVCESWFDGEYCLFPPKSKEKYITTYVKTCHQPDSSWVKYPAKLIKTYASYDEARQKLNKAVKGDDLCTTDADERKKTRKSRMSKFSREDKNEDDDMAINRSKKTSFKRIRQFPASGSEDEMANSPVPPKPPAIALANTKLSSQSNLQSQRSCIKRTKSLPSNSKKPTRNENVRCFPEKQTGLRDTTSKPNYSFKDDSDILSFSEFGDEGEFQSKDTDLNQSNSKNPANTRINHARHGSEKHSLQPNTSSNSIDTIEDDGNISKNIQLPFSGQAVHFSTRHRPVNYGYSVPSLSDEEDSTDTWTSATEPEKAKTKSFHESDTNHSVTKAKLALSSTSMAGKSNSDKGKSLLPSSNNKQQKVLGQDPSQLFLIVSPMTKWLVNPNPIIPFTTMTTHLRDPSHIIPGTTITKRLLFLDLKTHSEPLNFEIMKLRHNSYIEA